One part of the Fundidesulfovibrio putealis DSM 16056 genome encodes these proteins:
- the lysS gene encoding lysine--tRNA ligase — translation MASQDKPRRREYKLPVKSDKVERFHPLLDALANRDELNEVIKNRVAKACQYLDAEIPLYPNDFVKTDDLGHTLTDHDALDEEALQALDRVFSVAGRIVAMRSFGKVAFFHIQDASARLQCYAAREDMGEAAYGLFKKLDIGDVVGVTGKLFRTKTGELTLSSSTVRLLTKSMRPLPEKYHGLKDMEIRYRQRYVDLIVTPRTAEIFKIRTRIVSGLRRFLDERGFVEVETPMMQAIPGGASAKPFLTHHNALDLQLYMRIAPELYLKRLLVGGFEKVYEIGRNFRNEGISTRHNPEFTMCEFYWAYARFDDLMDLTEQMYATLAQDVCGTTKITYQGQDIDLTAGTWQRVQFHESLEKIGGVSPGIYTDYEACKAHVLKHGEKVLKGEKLGKLQAKLFDLFVEPKLIQPHFIYGYPTDISPLSRRNEANPDVTDRFELFICGREMGNAFSELNDPVDQRLRFEEQVAEKDAGDDEAHYMDEDYVRALEYGMPPAAGQGIGIDRLVMLLTDSASIREVILFPLLKPESVATE, via the coding sequence TTGGCATCCCAAGACAAGCCTCGCCGGCGCGAGTACAAGCTGCCCGTTAAATCGGATAAGGTCGAGCGGTTCCATCCCCTGCTCGACGCCCTGGCCAACCGCGATGAACTCAACGAGGTCATCAAGAACCGGGTGGCCAAAGCCTGCCAGTACCTCGACGCGGAAATCCCGCTCTATCCCAACGACTTCGTCAAAACCGACGACCTCGGGCACACCCTCACGGACCACGACGCCCTGGACGAGGAAGCCCTCCAGGCCCTGGACCGGGTCTTCTCCGTGGCAGGCCGGATCGTGGCCATGCGCTCCTTCGGCAAGGTGGCGTTCTTCCACATCCAGGACGCCTCCGCCCGGCTCCAGTGCTACGCCGCCCGCGAAGACATGGGTGAGGCGGCCTACGGCCTTTTCAAGAAGCTGGACATCGGCGACGTGGTCGGCGTGACCGGGAAGCTGTTTCGCACCAAGACCGGCGAGCTGACGCTTTCAAGTTCCACCGTGCGCCTGCTCACCAAGTCCATGCGCCCCCTGCCGGAGAAGTACCACGGCCTGAAGGACATGGAGATCCGCTACCGCCAGCGCTACGTGGACCTGATCGTCACCCCGCGCACCGCCGAGATTTTCAAGATACGCACCCGGATCGTCTCCGGCCTGCGCCGCTTCCTGGACGAGCGCGGCTTCGTCGAGGTGGAGACGCCCATGATGCAGGCCATACCCGGCGGCGCATCGGCCAAACCCTTCCTGACGCACCACAACGCCCTGGACCTCCAGCTCTACATGCGCATCGCGCCGGAGCTGTACCTGAAGCGCCTCCTGGTGGGCGGCTTCGAGAAGGTCTACGAGATAGGCCGCAACTTCCGCAACGAGGGCATCTCCACCCGGCACAACCCGGAATTCACCATGTGCGAGTTCTACTGGGCCTACGCCCGGTTCGACGACCTCATGGACCTGACCGAACAGATGTACGCCACCCTGGCCCAGGACGTGTGCGGAACCACAAAGATCACCTACCAGGGCCAGGACATCGACCTTACCGCCGGCACCTGGCAGCGCGTGCAGTTCCACGAGTCCCTGGAGAAAATCGGCGGCGTGTCCCCGGGTATCTACACCGACTACGAAGCCTGCAAGGCCCACGTGCTCAAGCACGGCGAGAAGGTCCTCAAGGGCGAGAAGCTCGGCAAGCTCCAGGCCAAGCTCTTCGACCTGTTCGTGGAGCCCAAGCTCATTCAGCCGCACTTCATCTACGGCTACCCCACGGACATCTCGCCCCTGTCCCGGCGCAACGAGGCCAACCCCGACGTGACCGACCGCTTCGAGCTCTTCATCTGCGGGCGCGAAATGGGCAACGCCTTCTCGGAGCTGAACGACCCCGTGGACCAGCGCCTGCGCTTCGAGGAGCAGGTGGCCGAAAAGGACGCAGGCGACGACGAGGCCCATTACATGGACGAGGACTACGTCCGCGCCCTGGAGTACGGCATGCCGCCGGCGGCAGGCCAGGGCATCGGCATCGACCGTCTGGTCATGCTGCTGACCGACTCGGCCTCCATCCGCGAGGTCATCCTGTTCCCCCTGCTGAAACCTGAGAGCGTCGCGACCGAATGA
- a CDS encoding ABC transporter permease encodes MKFELFIALRYLLTKREHSFISVISLMSVLGVGLGVAALIVTMAVMTGFSTEFRDKLLGLSSHVITGVAGAPLRNYPAQMEKVANVEGVTAVTPVVYSEVMLSKAGAPKGVILRGIDPASARNVLTLHKDMVEGDDQALSRASEVPPILLGSELASRLGVAVGSTVNVLTPSLRGSAVGFTPKVKIFQVAGIFKTHMFEYDSSSAFISLAAAQEMLGFKSDAVLYLDVRLKDPDKAPEISNEIVKALGGMPYYARTWIDMNGNIFAALKLEQLGLFVVLMMIVLVGSFSIITSLVLLVMEKTRDIAILMSMGATADAIRRIFLLQGSIIGAVGTLMGLTLGVSVALLLKEFQFIKLPPGVYPMDTLPVALVWSDMAIIAATAFVLCFLSTLYPASKAASLKPVEALRHD; translated from the coding sequence ATGAAATTCGAGCTGTTCATCGCCCTCCGGTATCTGCTCACCAAGAGGGAGCACTCCTTCATCTCGGTGATCTCGCTCATGTCCGTATTGGGCGTGGGCCTTGGAGTGGCGGCGCTCATCGTGACCATGGCCGTGATGACCGGGTTCTCCACGGAGTTTCGCGACAAGCTCCTGGGCCTGTCCTCCCACGTCATCACCGGCGTGGCCGGGGCTCCGCTGCGCAACTATCCGGCCCAGATGGAGAAGGTCGCCAATGTCGAGGGCGTCACCGCCGTCACCCCGGTGGTGTACTCCGAGGTGATGCTCTCCAAGGCGGGAGCGCCCAAGGGCGTGATCCTGCGCGGCATCGACCCGGCGAGCGCCCGAAACGTCCTGACGCTGCACAAGGACATGGTGGAGGGCGACGACCAAGCCCTGTCCAGGGCGTCCGAAGTCCCGCCGATCCTCCTGGGCTCCGAGCTGGCCTCGCGCCTGGGCGTGGCCGTGGGCTCCACGGTGAACGTGCTCACCCCGTCGCTTCGCGGCTCGGCCGTGGGCTTCACCCCCAAGGTGAAGATCTTCCAGGTGGCAGGCATCTTCAAGACCCACATGTTCGAGTACGACTCCTCCTCGGCCTTCATCTCCCTGGCGGCGGCGCAGGAGATGCTCGGCTTCAAGTCCGACGCCGTCCTGTACCTGGACGTGCGCCTGAAGGACCCAGACAAGGCCCCGGAAATCTCCAACGAGATCGTCAAGGCCCTGGGCGGCATGCCCTACTACGCCCGCACCTGGATCGACATGAACGGCAACATCTTCGCCGCGCTGAAACTCGAACAGCTGGGGCTCTTCGTGGTGCTCATGATGATCGTGCTGGTGGGGTCGTTCTCCATCATCACCTCGCTTGTGCTCCTGGTGATGGAGAAAACGCGCGACATCGCGATACTCATGTCAATGGGCGCCACGGCGGACGCCATCCGGCGCATCTTCCTGCTCCAGGGCAGCATCATCGGCGCGGTGGGAACGCTCATGGGCCTCACGCTCGGCGTGTCCGTGGCGCTCCTGCTGAAAGAATTCCAGTTCATCAAGCTGCCGCCGGGCGTCTACCCCATGGACACCCTGCCGGTGGCGCTGGTGTGGTCGGACATGGCCATCATCGCGGCCACGGCCTTCGTGCTCTGTTTTCTCTCGACCCTGTATCCGGCGAGCAAGGCCGCCTCTCTTAAACCTGTGGAGGCCCTGCGCCATGACTAG
- a CDS encoding ABC transporter ATP-binding protein has translation MTRPLYSLRGLGKDYAGPEEPVRILGSIDLDILPGESLAILGASGSGKSTLLHMLGALDTPTRGTVEFDGKDISRLRPAEAAQLRNRDIGFVFQFHHLLAEFTTLENVAMPAFIAGIDKDEALEKARRALVLLGLEQRLLHRVTTLSGGERQRAAIARAVLLDPKVLLADEPTGNLDEATGERVGEMLASLNGDLGMTLVVVTHNQNLARLMGRRMELHGGELSARP, from the coding sequence ATGACTAGGCCGCTGTACTCGCTTCGCGGCCTGGGCAAGGACTACGCCGGTCCCGAAGAGCCCGTGCGCATCCTGGGCTCCATCGACCTGGACATCCTCCCCGGTGAATCCCTTGCGATCCTGGGCGCTTCCGGCTCAGGAAAGTCCACGCTGCTGCACATGCTGGGGGCGCTCGACACGCCCACCCGGGGCACGGTGGAGTTCGACGGCAAGGACATCTCCAGGCTGCGCCCCGCCGAAGCGGCCCAGCTGCGCAACCGCGACATAGGGTTCGTGTTCCAGTTCCACCATCTGCTGGCGGAATTCACGACCCTGGAAAACGTGGCGATGCCGGCCTTTATCGCAGGCATCGACAAAGACGAGGCACTGGAGAAAGCCCGGCGCGCATTGGTGCTTTTAGGGCTTGAACAAAGGTTGCTTCACAGGGTAACAACGCTGTCCGGCGGGGAGCGTCAGCGCGCCGCCATAGCCCGTGCCGTGTTGCTGGACCCGAAGGTCCTGCTTGCGGACGAACCCACAGGCAATCTCGACGAAGCAACCGGAGAGCGTGTCGGCGAAATGCTGGCCTCGCTCAACGGTGATCTTGGCATGACTCTGGTGGTGGTCACCCACAACCAAAACCTGGCCCGACTCATGGGCCGACGGATGGAACTGCATGGTGGAGAACTCTCTGCGCGGCCCTAA
- the bamA gene encoding outer membrane protein assembly factor BamA, with product MVENSLRGPKRTGLTLAFLATLLLCLTGQAFAQAGAGKVLVLPFAVNAPGDKETLRKSVSQLLVERLKQQGVAVVDSAAAASALKGKKEVTSASEARQAARQAGAALAVFGTVSQVGEAISIDAKTVSASGSDEPAAIVVTRPGVMALPSAVDELAQKIKPDVAPSASGMKVVELDVEGNNALEKDVVLLKVKTQVGDPFDSKTVNEDLKRLVELGYFDDVQIRVDDMRGGKRVVFVVKEKPRIQAISVVGNDEIKKSDIQEAMGTKAGSVLNMQVLADDLEKIRELYRKKGYYQTTVDYKLEQTDPRLARLNIVIKEAKKLYIKKIVFQGVKQVDTSDLKDQMGLKEKNFLSWMLQTGVLKEELLDRDSAAIENYYTNRGFIDARVGQPQVDIADDGITITIQVEEGDRYKLGNVGFKGDLLLDEAKLRELSKLDAASKKKDYFDRSMVRDDMTKLNEAYSDMGYAFAETDIDMQKRGDEKIVDVTYILSKGQKVYVRRVTVEGNDRTRENVIRRELRLSDGDLFSGTKLKRSNERLNKLDYFEKVDVETVPTENPAEVDIRVKVKDKNTGSISAGVGYSTYDSVFVGGSVEERNLFGKGYGAQFQGMFSGITNRFVLSFTNPAVYDSQLSAGVDAFSTFRAYSDYYKQSQGGMLRFAYPLGEYTNLRFDYRLTRDDVYHTNPLASYVIQESKGIHWTSAVIVGASRDTTDSRTKPTKGTINELSLEYAGLGGDRGYVKTYYAFNYYYPLFWDTVFHARAQTGFLFQNGFGDIPVFERFYLGGIGNVRGYETDKISPKDHRTGERIGGDTTYFANLEYIFPISKQYGVYGLGFFDAGNSIWRMRDGFDISFMKSVGAGIRWFSPMGLIRVEGGYALDNIQNNQQKFQIGFTMGNTF from the coding sequence ATGGTGGAGAACTCTCTGCGCGGCCCTAAGCGTACCGGTCTGACCCTCGCCTTTCTCGCCACCCTGCTCCTGTGCCTCACCGGGCAGGCCTTCGCCCAGGCCGGCGCAGGCAAGGTGCTGGTGTTGCCCTTCGCGGTCAACGCCCCCGGCGACAAGGAAACGTTACGCAAAAGCGTCAGCCAGCTCTTGGTCGAACGCCTGAAACAGCAGGGCGTGGCCGTGGTGGATTCCGCCGCGGCCGCTTCAGCTTTGAAGGGCAAAAAGGAAGTGACTTCCGCTTCCGAAGCCCGGCAGGCCGCCCGGCAGGCCGGAGCGGCGCTGGCCGTGTTCGGCACGGTGAGCCAGGTGGGCGAAGCCATCTCCATCGACGCCAAGACCGTCAGCGCCTCCGGCTCCGACGAACCGGCAGCGATCGTCGTCACCCGTCCCGGCGTCATGGCCCTGCCCTCCGCCGTGGATGAGCTGGCCCAGAAGATCAAGCCCGACGTCGCCCCCTCCGCTTCCGGCATGAAGGTCGTGGAGCTTGACGTGGAAGGCAACAACGCCCTGGAAAAGGACGTGGTGCTCCTCAAGGTCAAGACCCAGGTGGGCGACCCCTTCGACTCCAAAACCGTCAACGAGGACCTGAAACGACTCGTTGAACTCGGCTACTTCGACGACGTGCAGATCCGCGTGGACGACATGCGCGGCGGAAAGCGCGTGGTGTTCGTGGTCAAGGAAAAGCCGCGCATCCAAGCCATCAGCGTGGTGGGCAACGACGAAATCAAGAAGAGCGACATCCAGGAGGCCATGGGCACCAAGGCAGGCTCGGTGCTCAACATGCAGGTGCTGGCCGACGACCTGGAAAAAATCCGCGAGCTCTACCGCAAGAAAGGCTACTACCAGACCACCGTGGACTACAAGCTGGAGCAGACCGACCCGCGTCTGGCCAGGCTGAACATCGTGATCAAGGAAGCCAAGAAGCTCTACATCAAGAAGATCGTCTTCCAGGGCGTCAAGCAGGTCGACACCTCCGATCTGAAAGACCAGATGGGCCTCAAGGAGAAGAACTTCCTCTCCTGGATGCTCCAGACCGGCGTCCTCAAGGAAGAGCTGCTCGACCGCGACTCCGCCGCCATCGAGAACTACTACACCAACCGGGGCTTCATCGACGCCCGCGTGGGCCAGCCCCAGGTGGACATCGCCGACGACGGCATCACCATCACCATCCAGGTGGAGGAAGGCGACCGCTACAAGCTGGGCAACGTGGGCTTCAAGGGCGATCTGCTGCTTGACGAGGCCAAGCTGCGCGAGCTCTCCAAGCTGGACGCCGCCTCCAAGAAGAAAGACTACTTCGACCGCTCCATGGTCCGCGACGACATGACCAAGCTGAACGAAGCCTACTCCGACATGGGCTACGCGTTCGCCGAGACCGACATCGACATGCAGAAGCGCGGCGACGAAAAGATCGTCGACGTCACCTACATCCTGAGCAAGGGCCAGAAGGTCTACGTCCGCCGCGTCACCGTGGAAGGCAACGACCGCACCCGCGAGAACGTCATCCGCCGCGAGCTGCGCCTCTCCGACGGCGACCTGTTCTCCGGCACCAAGCTCAAACGCTCCAACGAGCGCCTGAACAAGCTGGACTACTTCGAGAAGGTCGACGTGGAGACCGTCCCCACCGAGAACCCCGCCGAGGTCGACATCCGCGTCAAGGTCAAGGACAAGAACACCGGCTCCATCTCCGCCGGCGTCGGCTACTCCACCTACGACTCCGTGTTCGTGGGCGGCTCCGTCGAAGAGCGCAACCTCTTCGGCAAGGGCTACGGCGCGCAGTTTCAGGGCATGTTCTCGGGCATCACCAACCGCTTCGTGCTCTCCTTCACCAACCCCGCCGTCTACGACTCGCAGCTCTCCGCTGGCGTGGACGCCTTCAGCACCTTCCGGGCCTACTCGGACTACTACAAGCAGTCGCAGGGCGGCATGCTCCGCTTCGCCTACCCCCTGGGCGAATACACCAACCTTCGCTTCGACTACCGCCTCACCCGCGACGACGTGTACCACACCAACCCCCTGGCCTCCTACGTCATCCAGGAATCCAAGGGCATCCACTGGACCAGCGCGGTCATCGTGGGCGCCTCGCGCGACACCACCGACAGCCGCACCAAGCCCACCAAGGGCACCATCAACGAGCTTTCCCTCGAATACGCCGGTCTCGGCGGCGACCGGGGCTACGTCAAGACCTACTACGCCTTCAACTACTACTACCCCCTGTTCTGGGATACGGTCTTCCACGCCCGCGCCCAGACCGGCTTCCTCTTCCAGAACGGCTTCGGCGACATCCCCGTCTTCGAACGCTTCTACCTGGGCGGCATCGGCAACGTCCGCGGCTACGAGACCGACAAGATCTCCCCCAAGGACCACCGCACCGGCGAGCGTATCGGCGGCGACACCACCTACTTCGCCAACCTGGAGTACATCTTCCCCATCAGCAAGCAGTACGGCGTCTACGGCCTGGGCTTCTTCGATGCCGGTAACTCCATCTGGCGCATGCGCGACGGTTTCGACATCTCGTTCATGAAGTCCGTCGGCGCTGGCATCCGCTGGTTCTCGCCCATGGGCCTGATCCGGGTCGAAGGCGGCTACGCTCTGGACAACATCCAGAACAACCAGCAGAAGTTCCAGATCGGCTTCACCATGGGCAATACGTTCTAA
- a CDS encoding OmpH family outer membrane protein, with amino-acid sequence MRNVLKYVLLATVIVAMPILANAADKVGVVSSDEVLQNSEVGKKTMADLKAKVESKERDIQRQNEEIKRLGEDYQKKSAALSAEARAKAQSELETKARKMMEDQQGFAQQLDVEQKKLMEPLFKVFTQVVGDYAKKNGFSLIIDKRAALYYGAGLDVTADITKDFDAAAKRSK; translated from the coding sequence ATGCGTAATGTGCTGAAATATGTGCTGCTTGCCACCGTTATCGTCGCCATGCCCATCCTGGCCAACGCCGCAGACAAGGTCGGCGTCGTGAGCTCCGACGAAGTTCTCCAGAACTCCGAAGTTGGCAAGAAGACCATGGCTGACCTCAAGGCCAAGGTCGAAAGCAAGGAGCGCGACATCCAGCGCCAGAACGAAGAGATCAAGCGCCTCGGCGAGGATTACCAGAAGAAGAGCGCCGCCCTGTCCGCCGAAGCCCGCGCCAAGGCCCAGTCCGAACTGGAGACCAAGGCCCGTAAGATGATGGAAGACCAGCAGGGCTTTGCCCAGCAGCTCGACGTCGAACAGAAGAAGCTCATGGAGCCCCTGTTCAAGGTGTTCACCCAGGTCGTCGGCGACTACGCCAAGAAGAACGGCTTCTCGCTCATCATCGACAAGCGCGCCGCCCTCTACTACGGCGCCGGCCTCGACGTGACCGCCGACATCACCAAGGACTTCGACGCCGCTGCCAAGCGCTCGAAATAG
- the fabZ gene encoding 3-hydroxyacyl-ACP dehydratase FabZ produces the protein MAQLPIPVTEILKLLPHRYPFLLVDRVLAYEKDSSLTAIKNVTFNEPFFQGHFPDKPIMPGVLILEAMAQAGGLLLGLSREGLGDKLFMFTGINNAKFRRPVVPGDQLTLECFEAKQKLSLWRMKGRATVNGELACEAELTAAIVDRDKM, from the coding sequence ATGGCCCAACTGCCCATACCCGTCACCGAAATTCTCAAGCTCCTTCCGCACCGCTACCCGTTCCTGCTGGTGGACCGCGTCCTCGCCTACGAGAAGGACTCCTCCCTCACCGCCATCAAGAACGTCACATTCAACGAGCCCTTCTTTCAGGGGCACTTCCCGGACAAGCCCATCATGCCAGGCGTCCTCATCCTGGAAGCCATGGCCCAGGCTGGCGGACTGCTGCTCGGCCTGTCGCGCGAAGGGCTCGGCGACAAGCTGTTCATGTTCACCGGCATCAACAATGCCAAGTTCAGGCGGCCCGTGGTGCCCGGCGACCAGCTGACCCTGGAATGCTTCGAGGCCAAGCAGAAGCTCAGCCTCTGGCGCATGAAAGGCCGCGCCACTGTCAACGGTGAGTTGGCCTGCGAAGCCGAATTGACCGCCGCCATCGTCGATAGAGATAAGATGTAG
- a CDS encoding tetratricopeptide repeat protein, with product MKKTKAAPQDKQHAQPPQGMVLKRNAAVFAVAMLMAGVFMGWQGAVVVFNQDALQGGKPGMQQSSASPQMPPGMPGGMPGQQGGNPMTSPLMAQAKAMEDQAAKSPNDPVVWAKLGDTYFDAELPERSVMAYQKSLALKPNQPNVWTDMGVMLRMMNKTEDALKAFEQAASLDPKHEQSRLNIGVVKLFDLKDTPGAIVAWKGLIAVNPEAKMPDGKRVADALKEISK from the coding sequence ATGAAGAAGACCAAGGCCGCCCCGCAGGACAAGCAGCACGCCCAGCCGCCGCAGGGCATGGTTCTCAAACGCAATGCGGCCGTGTTCGCCGTGGCCATGCTTATGGCAGGCGTTTTCATGGGTTGGCAGGGCGCTGTGGTCGTCTTCAACCAGGACGCGCTGCAAGGCGGCAAGCCCGGCATGCAACAGTCTTCCGCGTCTCCCCAGATGCCCCCGGGCATGCCTGGCGGGATGCCCGGCCAGCAGGGCGGCAACCCCATGACATCGCCGCTCATGGCCCAGGCCAAGGCCATGGAAGACCAGGCCGCCAAATCGCCCAACGACCCCGTGGTATGGGCCAAGCTCGGCGACACCTACTTTGACGCGGAACTGCCCGAGCGCTCCGTCATGGCCTACCAGAAGTCCCTGGCCTTGAAACCCAACCAGCCCAATGTCTGGACCGACATGGGCGTGATGCTGCGCATGATGAACAAGACCGAGGACGCCCTGAAGGCATTCGAGCAGGCCGCGTCGCTCGACCCCAAGCACGAGCAGTCGCGCCTGAACATCGGCGTGGTGAAGCTCTTCGACCTGAAAGACACCCCCGGAGCGATCGTCGCCTGGAAAGGGCTGATCGCCGTAAACCCCGAGGCCAAGATGCCCGATGGCAAGCGCGTGGCCGACGCCCTGAAGGAAATCAGCAAGTAG
- a CDS encoding SGNH/GDSL hydrolase family protein, with protein MRFSSFFRKLSLVLVWVLLGGCAGLDGGENSAFAKSNRKSQALAALERPKLGPKDLFSNRLPRRQINTLAVAGDSLSIGLASELEKNLASRPKLGFAKLGKVSSGLARPDFFDWDRHMEDLARRYRPDAVVVMLGTNDNKHLRMQDGSQIAYGTPEWNRTYMGRVQRIVDIIRAHNPTATVFWMGAPVMADPDLSRDLRHINALVRKVMAAGRDCHFVDTWALFADSSGGFAFSKPDVEAGATLRARDGVHLTTAGAQALAERCMAALEARIDLEASAPGGTPVAATGF; from the coding sequence ATGCGTTTTTCATCCTTTTTCCGCAAGCTGTCGCTGGTTCTGGTTTGGGTGCTGCTGGGCGGGTGCGCCGGTCTGGACGGAGGCGAGAACTCGGCCTTCGCCAAGTCCAACCGCAAATCCCAGGCCCTGGCCGCCCTGGAGCGTCCCAAGCTTGGTCCCAAGGACCTTTTCTCCAACCGTCTGCCCCGCCGCCAGATAAACACCCTGGCCGTGGCCGGGGATTCCCTGTCCATCGGGCTGGCCTCGGAACTCGAGAAGAACCTGGCCTCGCGCCCCAAGTTGGGCTTTGCCAAGCTTGGCAAGGTCTCCTCCGGGCTTGCCCGCCCCGATTTCTTCGACTGGGACCGCCATATGGAGGATCTGGCCCGGCGCTATCGGCCAGACGCCGTGGTGGTCATGCTCGGCACAAACGACAACAAACACCTGCGCATGCAGGACGGTTCCCAGATTGCCTACGGCACGCCGGAGTGGAACCGGACCTACATGGGGCGCGTCCAGCGCATCGTGGACATCATCCGCGCCCACAATCCCACGGCCACGGTTTTCTGGATGGGCGCGCCCGTCATGGCCGACCCGGACTTGAGCCGCGACCTCAGGCACATCAACGCGCTGGTGCGCAAGGTGATGGCCGCCGGGCGCGACTGCCACTTCGTGGACACCTGGGCGCTGTTCGCAGATTCCAGCGGCGGCTTCGCCTTTTCCAAGCCCGACGTTGAGGCAGGGGCCACCTTGCGCGCCCGCGACGGCGTCCACCTGACCACCGCCGGGGCCCAGGCCCTGGCTGAGCGGTGCATGGCCGCCCTGGAGGCGCGAATCGACCTGGAGGCGTCCGCGCCCGGGGGCACTCCCGTGGCGGCCACAGGCTTCTAA